A genomic region of Sideroxydans sp. CL21 contains the following coding sequences:
- a CDS encoding ATP-binding protein, protein MISAHRSRSLFRSIASTIASALLIFQLILIAATLNYVMLPMAKRSADDLAALLVLSAQTWVELPPETRKDFELELANKHQFMLFEDAAILPPRKGFYPYLALLDNALTSRTGEPVSIKVTHIDTTWFWAEIHTGGKLIRIGFPKDRLNMDPPSMLLLALVATVAFTLLTALVLARRVTKPLTHFYAAAQRIGEGSIPESFPETGISELSGLASTFNKLALQVRELLANRTTMLAGISHDLRTPLARMRLAIELLPESTDPKLVARLQHDVEEMNQLIGQFLVLSRELHKEPAQQVDVSLLLGELADNARNEGADVKFRTRDNAVLSAGPMALRRILNNLLSNAVHYGANKPVEIDLSLKDNLAVIRILDRGNGIPAQELENVFHPFYRVESSRSNSTGGSGLGLAIARQLADANGWKIELLPRPLGGTEAKLSIPRD, encoded by the coding sequence ATGATAAGCGCGCACCGTTCCCGTTCGTTGTTTCGCAGCATTGCATCCACGATAGCGTCCGCGCTTCTGATATTTCAGTTGATCCTGATCGCTGCCACTCTGAATTACGTGATGCTGCCGATGGCAAAGCGGTCTGCGGACGATCTGGCTGCACTACTGGTGTTGTCGGCACAAACCTGGGTCGAGCTTCCGCCCGAGACACGCAAAGACTTCGAACTTGAGTTGGCCAACAAACACCAGTTCATGCTGTTTGAAGATGCCGCCATATTGCCGCCCCGAAAGGGCTTTTACCCCTATTTGGCACTGCTGGACAATGCGCTGACATCTCGAACCGGCGAACCGGTATCAATCAAGGTGACCCATATTGATACCACCTGGTTTTGGGCCGAGATACATACGGGCGGCAAACTGATCCGTATCGGTTTTCCAAAGGATCGCCTCAATATGGATCCACCTTCGATGTTGTTGTTGGCACTGGTTGCAACAGTTGCGTTTACCCTGCTCACCGCGCTGGTACTTGCACGGCGGGTCACCAAGCCCCTGACGCATTTTTATGCCGCGGCCCAACGCATCGGGGAAGGGAGCATTCCCGAGTCGTTTCCGGAGACGGGTATTAGTGAACTTTCGGGTCTGGCCTCCACATTCAATAAACTGGCGCTGCAGGTGCGCGAGCTGCTCGCCAACCGCACCACGATGCTGGCCGGCATCTCGCATGATCTGCGCACGCCGCTGGCGCGTATGCGCCTGGCGATTGAATTGCTGCCTGAAAGCACCGATCCTAAGCTGGTGGCCCGCTTACAGCATGATGTGGAAGAAATGAATCAGCTCATCGGTCAGTTTCTCGTTCTGAGCCGTGAATTGCATAAAGAACCCGCGCAACAGGTTGATGTCAGCCTGCTGCTGGGAGAATTGGCAGACAATGCCAGGAATGAGGGTGCAGACGTGAAATTTCGCACGCGCGACAATGCTGTTTTATCTGCAGGCCCCATGGCATTGCGCAGGATACTGAACAATCTCCTCAGCAATGCCGTTCATTACGGCGCCAACAAGCCGGTGGAAATCGATCTTTCCCTGAAGGACAATCTTGCGGTAATTCGTATACTGGACAGGGGCAACGGCATTCCGGCGCAGGAACTCGAAAATGTTTTTCATCCCTTTTACCGCGTGGAATCCTCGCGTAGCAATTCCACTGGCGGAAGCGGACTGGGACTTGCCATTGCCCGCCAATTGGCGGATGCCAACGGCTGGAAGATTGAGCTCCTTCCCCGCCCCCTCGGTGGCACCGAGGCAAAGCTGTCCATCCCCCGCGATTAG
- a CDS encoding magnesium and cobalt transport protein CorA: MPNEPNIQNQNHRQAVLTLLEKRRVTEEMVHKQDMPHHDLVETLVRKQNLARIQLLLSEMAPAEIAELLEILPDADQLFIWDQIDERRKEQVLPDVSASILHSLGKRAFKNDRSRIKAFELFEGRMREILVSTQEDLISAKPIWIDMVDPSFEERAWVGEAYGIELPDPDRVSDLESSARFYVEENGEIHLRSDFLLDKEDVSRNVGVNFILHQDILFSVRKEELPVFRLQRLRAFSQPNYVSDARDVLLDLYAADVEYSADALEDVYQGLERVGSHVLSKQMTDEEAARMLADIGQEEDLNGRIRRNVLDTRRAVSFLMRSRVIERHQLDDAQQILRDIESLDGHTTFLFGKINFLMDATVGFININQNKVIKRLTVLSVVFMPLNVIAGIGGMSEFSMMTQGIPWPISYAAFAVGMVIVAWITFELLRLAEKREKLRLNK; encoded by the coding sequence ATGCCGAACGAGCCTAACATTCAGAACCAGAACCATCGTCAGGCTGTGCTGACTCTATTGGAGAAGCGCAGAGTGACCGAAGAAATGGTGCATAAACAGGACATGCCCCACCATGATCTGGTTGAAACACTGGTGCGGAAACAGAATCTGGCGCGCATCCAGTTGCTGCTGAGCGAGATGGCACCCGCCGAGATCGCCGAATTGCTGGAAATCCTGCCGGATGCAGACCAGCTGTTCATCTGGGACCAGATCGACGAGCGGCGCAAGGAACAGGTGCTGCCGGATGTCTCGGCTTCCATTCTCCATTCCCTGGGTAAACGGGCGTTCAAGAATGATCGTTCCCGTATCAAGGCCTTCGAACTGTTCGAAGGCCGCATGCGCGAGATACTCGTCAGTACTCAGGAAGATCTGATTAGCGCCAAACCGATCTGGATAGACATGGTCGACCCGTCTTTCGAGGAGCGCGCCTGGGTCGGCGAGGCTTATGGCATCGAACTGCCCGATCCGGACCGGGTGAGCGATCTCGAATCCAGTGCGCGTTTTTATGTGGAAGAGAACGGCGAGATACATCTGCGTTCCGACTTCCTGCTCGACAAGGAAGATGTGTCGCGCAACGTGGGAGTGAACTTCATCCTGCATCAGGACATCCTGTTCTCGGTGCGCAAGGAAGAGTTGCCCGTGTTCCGCTTGCAGCGCCTGCGCGCCTTCTCCCAGCCGAACTATGTTTCCGACGCGCGCGATGTGCTGCTTGATCTCTATGCGGCGGATGTCGAATACTCGGCTGATGCGCTCGAAGATGTCTATCAGGGGTTGGAGAGAGTCGGCAGCCATGTGCTGAGCAAACAGATGACCGACGAAGAGGCGGCCAGGATGCTGGCGGATATCGGCCAGGAGGAAGACCTGAACGGGCGCATCCGCCGCAACGTGCTGGATACCCGCCGCGCGGTTTCCTTCCTGATGCGTAGCCGGGTCATCGAGCGCCACCAGCTGGACGACGCGCAGCAGATCCTGCGCGACATCGAATCGCTGGACGGGCATACCACCTTCCTGTTCGGCAAGATCAACTTCCTGATGGATGCCACCGTCGGCTTCATCAATATTAACCAGAACAAGGTCATCAAGCGGCTGACGGTGCTCAGCGTCGTGTTCATGCCGCTCAACGTGATTGCCGGCATCGGCGGTATGTCCGAATTTTCCATGATGACACAGGGCATACCCTGGCCGATCTCCTATGCCGCGTTTGCCGTCGGCATGGTGATCGTCGCGTGGATCACATTCGAATTGCTGCGCCTTGCCGAGAAGCGCGAGAAACTTCGGCTGAACAAATAA
- a CDS encoding GGDEF domain-containing phosphodiesterase produces the protein MKKFETFNSDASDMERNHRYKLKFLNSVLFLNGTAAFLMGFIRWQASATMGMIDFGFAGLCLAFLVYLYRYPGKVEQVSSTVLVLSFVLFMAVYLLAPYNTMRLSLFFLLLSGAFFLKGRNAGRIWLSIILLSIVAVHVLPYVDTGYSRFDIFSTCLYLIALSFVLENYQTFKESKTTSEGEQEVQRLTEQRWRHALEGSGDAVWDWTPETGEFHYSRRFAEILGYDDGEFGEHAEQFFRIIHPDDELRVSDELQDYLKRNGGHYVSEMRVACKDGSWKWLLCRGTAIRHAAAHLRMVGTFTDITLIKQHEKQLEHIAHFDALTGIPNRLLLADRLQQALAHSKREGSILAVCYLDLDGFKFVNDTMGHEAGDKVLIEVTKRIKGSIREDDTVARLGGDEFAVLLLGLHAAEECSASLNRLLEAISQPIEIRNKLFEVSASIGVATYPGDDHDADTLLRHADQAMYTAKQSGKNRYYLYDAENDQRARTHHELLRRLKLALERNEFELYYQPKVDMRSLHPVGAEALIRWHDPERGMLAPSEFLHEIEGTTLEVELGDWVVATALTQLERWHFAGLPMELSINISARHLQAKDFAWKMKRKMLRYPDLPRGCLQIEVLETAALEDIPRVSDTIERCRKLGISFALDDFGTGYSSLSYLGRLPVDTLKIDQSFIRDMMHDKGDRAIVQGVIALAKAFDRRIVAEGVESEELFRELVEMGCEYGQGYGIARPMRASALPAWLEKWNSEPFS, from the coding sequence ATGAAAAAATTCGAAACGTTCAATTCGGATGCGTCCGATATGGAACGGAATCACAGATACAAGCTGAAATTCCTGAACAGCGTGCTCTTCCTCAATGGAACGGCCGCTTTCCTGATGGGCTTCATACGCTGGCAAGCCAGTGCGACGATGGGGATGATCGATTTCGGTTTTGCCGGGCTTTGTCTGGCTTTTCTGGTTTATCTGTACCGCTACCCGGGCAAGGTCGAACAGGTGAGCTCCACCGTGCTGGTGCTTTCGTTCGTTCTGTTCATGGCCGTCTATCTATTGGCGCCCTACAACACTATGCGACTGTCGCTCTTTTTCCTGCTGTTGTCCGGGGCGTTCTTTCTTAAAGGGCGCAATGCCGGACGCATCTGGCTGAGCATCATCCTGCTGAGTATCGTGGCTGTCCATGTATTGCCGTATGTCGACACGGGTTATTCCCGCTTCGACATATTCTCTACTTGTCTCTATCTGATCGCGCTGTCCTTTGTGCTCGAGAATTACCAGACATTCAAGGAATCCAAGACCACGAGTGAAGGTGAACAGGAAGTGCAGCGCCTGACAGAGCAGCGCTGGCGCCATGCGCTGGAAGGTTCCGGAGATGCGGTGTGGGACTGGACGCCGGAAACGGGAGAGTTTCACTACTCCAGGCGTTTCGCCGAGATATTGGGGTATGACGACGGAGAGTTCGGGGAACATGCCGAGCAATTTTTCAGGATCATCCATCCCGACGACGAACTCAGGGTCAGTGACGAACTGCAGGACTATCTCAAGCGCAATGGCGGGCATTACGTTTCGGAAATGCGCGTGGCATGCAAGGATGGTAGCTGGAAATGGCTGCTCTGCCGGGGTACTGCCATACGGCACGCTGCAGCCCACCTGCGCATGGTAGGCACATTTACCGATATCACGCTGATCAAGCAGCACGAGAAACAACTGGAGCACATCGCGCATTTTGATGCGCTGACAGGCATACCCAACCGTCTGTTGTTGGCTGACCGGTTGCAACAGGCATTGGCGCACAGCAAACGGGAAGGATCTATTCTTGCTGTCTGTTATCTTGATCTGGATGGGTTCAAATTCGTCAACGACACGATGGGTCATGAGGCGGGCGACAAGGTGTTGATCGAGGTGACCAAGCGTATCAAGGGATCGATCAGGGAAGACGATACGGTAGCGCGTCTGGGCGGTGACGAGTTTGCCGTGCTGCTGCTTGGACTGCACGCGGCGGAAGAGTGTTCGGCCAGCCTGAACCGCTTGCTGGAAGCGATCAGCCAACCGATCGAGATCAGGAATAAGCTGTTCGAGGTGAGCGCCAGCATCGGTGTTGCGACCTACCCTGGCGACGATCACGATGCGGATACCCTGTTGCGGCATGCGGATCAGGCCATGTACACCGCCAAACAGTCCGGCAAGAACCGCTACTATCTCTACGATGCAGAGAACGACCAGCGGGCGCGCACTCATCACGAATTGTTGCGGAGGCTCAAACTTGCACTGGAGAGAAACGAATTCGAACTGTATTACCAGCCCAAAGTCGACATGCGTTCGTTGCATCCGGTCGGGGCTGAAGCCCTGATCCGCTGGCACGATCCGGAGCGCGGAATGCTCGCGCCTTCCGAATTCCTGCACGAAATCGAGGGGACTACCCTGGAGGTTGAGTTGGGCGACTGGGTTGTCGCGACGGCACTCACTCAACTGGAGCGATGGCATTTTGCCGGGTTACCGATGGAGCTGAGCATCAACATCTCGGCGCGCCATCTGCAAGCGAAGGATTTCGCCTGGAAGATGAAGCGCAAAATGCTGCGTTATCCGGATCTGCCGAGAGGCTGCCTGCAGATCGAAGTGCTGGAGACGGCCGCACTGGAGGATATTCCCAGAGTCAGCGACACCATTGAGCGTTGTCGCAAGCTGGGCATCAGTTTCGCTCTGGATGATTTTGGCACCGGCTATTCCTCGCTGTCTTATCTGGGACGCTTGCCGGTTGATACGCTCAAGATCGACCAATCCTTCATTCGCGACATGATGCACGACAAGGGAGACAGGGCGATCGTGCAAGGGGTCATCGCACTGGCCAAAGCGTTCGACCGCAGGATCGTGGCCGAGGGCGTGGAATCGGAAGAACTGTTCCGCGAGTTGGTGGAAATGGGTTGCGAATACGGGCAAGGCTATGGAATTGCCCGGCCCATGCGAGCCAGCGCGTTGCCCGCCTGGCTGGAAAAGTGGAACAGCGAACCGTTCAGCTGA
- a CDS encoding HDOD domain-containing protein, which translates to MTDSSSTPDPLLEHALLDIGIPPCPEILVRIMAEMDKEEPDYHRLSHIISADVALAAGLIKTTNSPFFARSQRARSVHDALTILGLRASSHTIAGIILRNIFPSTPNLTRFWDASARKARLCAWLAHKLDIHGFNADDAYTFGLFHDCGIPILMSRFPSYRDVLGQANRDSLHEFTASEDSLIKTNHAEVGSALAQSWWLDADMCLSIRNHHSLKALAPDSTLSKPNRLFIATVHFAEHFSQQQLGLDMTQEWSKFGVACLETLQIDEDDMEFLYSEAKQVVALLD; encoded by the coding sequence ATGACCGATAGCTCATCCACACCGGATCCACTGCTTGAACACGCACTACTGGATATCGGCATCCCCCCTTGCCCGGAGATCCTTGTTCGAATCATGGCGGAGATGGATAAAGAAGAACCCGATTACCATCGCCTGAGCCATATCATCAGCGCCGATGTCGCCCTTGCAGCAGGACTCATCAAAACGACCAACTCGCCTTTTTTTGCACGCTCGCAACGTGCGCGCTCCGTGCACGATGCACTGACAATTCTCGGTCTCAGGGCCTCCAGCCACACTATCGCCGGTATTATTCTGCGCAACATTTTTCCCAGCACGCCGAACCTGACACGCTTCTGGGATGCCTCGGCACGCAAGGCACGGCTTTGCGCCTGGTTGGCCCACAAGCTGGATATCCACGGATTCAATGCGGACGATGCCTACACTTTCGGTCTGTTCCACGATTGCGGTATCCCGATTCTGATGTCCCGCTTTCCAAGTTATAGGGACGTATTGGGGCAGGCGAACCGCGACAGCCTGCATGAATTCACGGCTTCGGAAGATTCACTGATCAAAACCAACCATGCCGAAGTCGGCAGTGCACTGGCACAAAGCTGGTGGCTTGATGCAGACATGTGCCTGTCCATCCGCAACCATCACAGCCTGAAGGCATTAGCCCCGGATTCGACTTTATCGAAACCCAACCGGCTGTTCATCGCGACCGTGCATTTCGCTGAACACTTCTCCCAACAGCAACTGGGTCTGGATATGACGCAGGAATGGTCAAAATTCGGCGTAGCTTGCCTGGAAACACTCCAGATCGACGAAGACGATATGGAATTTTTGTATTCCGAGGCAAAGCAGGTAGTCGCTCTGCTGGATTAA
- a CDS encoding histone H1-like repetitive region-containing protein: protein MAATTKAKSTTTKKAAAKKPAVKKVAAAKKPAAKKAAAKKPAAKKVAAKKPAAKKVAAKKPAAKKVAAKKPAAKKVAAKKPAAKKVAAKKPAAKKVAAKKPAAKKVAAKKPAAKKAAAKKPAKKAVAKKSAPAAGKGILGA from the coding sequence ATGGCTGCAACAACCAAAGCAAAAAGCACCACTACCAAGAAGGCTGCCGCAAAGAAGCCAGCTGTTAAAAAAGTCGCAGCAGCTAAAAAACCGGCCGCCAAGAAAGCCGCAGCAAAGAAGCCAGCCGCCAAGAAAGTAGCCGCCAAGAAACCGGCAGCGAAAAAAGTGGCAGCAAAGAAGCCAGCCGCTAAAAAAGTAGCCGCCAAGAAACCGGCAGCGAAAAAAGTGGCAGCAAAGAAGCCAGCCGCCAAGAAAGTAGCCGCCAAGAAACCGGCAGCGAAAAAAGTGGCAGCAAAGAAGCCAGCCGCTAAAAAAGTAGCCGCCAAGAAACCGGCAGCGAAAAAAGCAGCAGCGAAAAAACCTGCCAAGAAAGCCGTAGCGAAGAAATCCGCTCCTGCTGCAGGAAAAGGCATCCTCGGCGCCTAA
- the lysA gene encoding diaminopimelate decarboxylase yields MNEYFSYQQDRLFAENVPLEDIARRFGTPCYVYSRAALTDGYRQFAKAFKSREHLICYAVKANSNLAILNLFARLGAGFDIVSGGELQRVLAAGGTANKVVFSGVGKSEAEMRQALEAGILCFNVESSSELDSLNMVAGSMGKVAPISLRVNPDVDAKTHPYISTGLKQNKFGVAYTEALALYRKAAAMPHLRVTGMDCHIGSQLTETSPFIAAAEKVLALVDLLAASGIVLEHLDLGGGLGIRYDDETPPSIAEYAKALLGALQGRSEKIIVEPGRVLVGNAGVLLTRIEYLKHGEEKNFAIVDAAMNDLMRPALYDAWHAILPVRKREGETQQYDVVGPICETGDFFGHAREMAVDKGDALAVMSAGAYGMSMSSNYNSRPRAAEVMVDGSVVHLVRERETVSQLYAAEKIIA; encoded by the coding sequence ATGAACGAATATTTTAGCTATCAGCAAGACCGCCTGTTCGCCGAAAACGTGCCACTGGAAGACATCGCCCGGCGTTTCGGAACACCGTGCTACGTCTATTCGCGGGCCGCCCTGACCGACGGCTATCGCCAGTTCGCCAAAGCGTTCAAGAGCCGCGAGCATCTCATTTGCTATGCGGTGAAGGCCAATTCCAACCTTGCCATCCTCAATCTGTTTGCGCGTCTGGGCGCCGGCTTCGATATCGTTTCCGGCGGAGAATTGCAGCGTGTGCTGGCGGCGGGAGGTACCGCGAACAAAGTGGTTTTCTCCGGCGTAGGCAAGAGCGAAGCCGAGATGCGGCAGGCACTTGAGGCCGGAATACTTTGTTTCAATGTTGAATCTTCGTCAGAGCTGGATAGCCTGAATATGGTTGCGGGCAGCATGGGCAAGGTCGCGCCGATCAGTTTGCGCGTGAACCCCGATGTGGATGCCAAGACCCATCCCTACATCTCGACCGGGCTCAAGCAGAACAAGTTCGGTGTGGCCTACACCGAAGCGCTGGCACTATATCGCAAGGCTGCTGCCATGCCGCATTTGCGAGTAACCGGCATGGATTGCCACATCGGTTCGCAACTCACCGAGACCAGCCCGTTCATCGCGGCGGCGGAAAAAGTGCTGGCACTGGTGGATCTGCTGGCTGCCTCCGGCATTGTTTTGGAGCATCTCGACCTGGGAGGCGGTCTCGGTATCCGCTACGACGACGAGACTCCTCCCTCTATCGCCGAGTATGCAAAAGCCCTGCTGGGCGCGCTACAAGGGCGTTCCGAGAAGATCATCGTCGAACCTGGCCGGGTGCTGGTCGGCAATGCCGGGGTACTGCTTACGCGCATCGAGTACCTCAAGCATGGAGAAGAAAAGAACTTCGCGATCGTCGATGCTGCGATGAACGACCTCATGCGTCCGGCACTTTACGATGCCTGGCACGCCATCCTGCCGGTTCGAAAAAGAGAGGGTGAGACACAGCAATACGACGTGGTCGGGCCGATCTGCGAGACCGGGGATTTTTTTGGTCATGCCCGCGAGATGGCCGTGGATAAAGGAGATGCGCTTGCTGTGATGTCGGCTGGCGCATACGGAATGAGCATGAGTTCCAACTACAATTCCCGTCCTCGGGCAGCCGAAGTGATGGTTGACGGCTCGGTCGTGCACCTGGTTCGGGAACGCGAAACAGTAAGCCAGCTCTACGCTGCAGAGAAAATCATCGCGTGA
- a CDS encoding lipoprotein: MKDKVMRILGIMLLLVLMLQGCGRKAPLFLPPPKIAPQTAPQAASQVVPAQPSAENPETKK; this comes from the coding sequence ATGAAAGATAAAGTCATGCGCATCCTTGGCATTATGTTGCTGTTGGTACTCATGCTGCAAGGCTGCGGGCGCAAAGCTCCGCTGTTCTTGCCGCCGCCGAAAATCGCCCCCCAAACTGCTCCACAGGCTGCTTCTCAAGTTGTTCCGGCGCAACCCTCTGCCGAAAATCCCGAAACCAAAAAATGA
- a CDS encoding TIGR02281 family clan AA aspartic protease produces MMESPGNEPDSALFARIRKLVNERGVDIRQNLNGNALHLDFADGQRILVNIDAQTNNVWLAARSGGIEFIHCDSTWRAHDQSELFARLRELIEQAIVSNPINARAPAQQTLRPAPVYLYEARKNHSLRNVLIILLAVTAGFWAAQRFNRPQVSADTGSSKQTQSRSKLDYPCESSFPANGSIALFAEGGLRADNPNDPEITLRNDHAHPALLIFSAPNTAIPLLSVLVHAGQSTSLHLPPGLYDMMFSVGTTWCNPHSGFSEGRLLKFDKPLAVQTDKPVQLAIQSSGTGMEDFQLFVKTTSPEVIAPAPTFNGDGSMEVQRRANGHFYLPGTIDAIPVTFMVDTGASVTSISGELARRAGIRNCKKVQFQTANGAANGCIALVPHMTVGNFTMENITVAVMNNLETNLLGANVLRNFQISQNDSSMLIGRR; encoded by the coding sequence ATGATGGAAAGTCCAGGCAACGAACCGGACAGCGCGCTGTTCGCTCGTATCCGGAAGTTAGTAAACGAACGCGGGGTGGACATTCGCCAGAATCTGAACGGCAATGCACTGCACCTGGATTTCGCCGATGGCCAGCGCATCCTCGTCAACATCGACGCGCAAACGAATAACGTATGGCTGGCGGCACGTTCCGGTGGCATTGAATTCATCCATTGCGACAGCACCTGGCGCGCTCATGACCAGAGCGAACTGTTCGCCAGACTGCGCGAGCTCATTGAACAGGCTATTGTCAGCAATCCGATCAATGCTCGCGCACCTGCCCAACAGACCCTACGCCCTGCTCCCGTCTATCTTTATGAAGCCAGGAAGAATCACAGCCTGCGCAATGTGCTTATCATCCTGCTGGCAGTTACTGCCGGCTTCTGGGCAGCACAAAGATTCAACCGCCCGCAAGTTTCGGCCGATACCGGATCAAGCAAGCAAACACAGTCCCGGAGCAAATTGGACTATCCGTGCGAAAGCAGCTTCCCTGCCAATGGCAGCATCGCCCTGTTTGCCGAAGGTGGCCTGCGCGCCGACAATCCGAACGATCCCGAGATCACCCTAAGAAACGATCATGCCCATCCCGCGCTTCTGATCTTCTCTGCACCGAATACCGCCATTCCCCTCTTGTCGGTGCTGGTTCATGCAGGGCAGAGTACCTCACTGCACCTGCCACCCGGACTGTACGACATGATGTTCAGCGTCGGCACCACATGGTGCAATCCGCATAGCGGTTTCTCGGAGGGGCGCTTGCTTAAGTTCGACAAACCCCTGGCTGTGCAGACGGACAAACCGGTACAGCTCGCCATACAGTCGTCCGGAACAGGGATGGAGGATTTTCAGTTGTTCGTCAAAACAACCAGTCCCGAGGTGATCGCGCCAGCGCCGACTTTCAACGGCGACGGCAGCATGGAGGTACAACGTCGGGCGAACGGGCATTTCTACCTGCCCGGCACCATAGACGCGATACCGGTCACCTTCATGGTGGATACGGGCGCTTCGGTCACTTCCATCTCCGGCGAGCTCGCGCGCCGGGCCGGTATCCGCAACTGCAAGAAAGTGCAGTTCCAGACTGCAAACGGTGCAGCGAACGGATGTATCGCACTTGTGCCTCACATGACCGTCGGTAACTTTACAATGGAGAACATCACCGTGGCCGTGATGAACAACCTGGAAACCAACCTGCTCGGCGCCAACGTGCTGCGCAATTTTCAAATCAGCCAGAACGACAGCAGCATGCTGATCGGACGGCGTTAA
- the cyaY gene encoding iron donor protein CyaY, translating into MTESEFNELADAVFQRIELAIDDADADIDYDSNGTVLEMEFADGSKLIVNRHVPNREIWLAAKSGGFHYALENERWFSQRDGSELFAKLSELVKLGTGQHLDF; encoded by the coding sequence ATGACTGAGAGTGAATTCAACGAACTGGCCGATGCCGTATTCCAGCGCATCGAACTGGCAATAGACGATGCAGATGCGGATATCGATTACGACAGCAACGGCACGGTACTGGAAATGGAATTTGCGGACGGCAGCAAGCTTATCGTCAACCGCCATGTGCCGAACAGGGAGATCTGGCTGGCCGCAAAATCCGGCGGATTCCATTACGCACTGGAAAACGAGCGCTGGTTCAGCCAGCGCGACGGCAGCGAACTTTTCGCCAAATTAAGCGAACTGGTAAAACTGGGAACAGGGCAACATCTGGATTTCTAG
- a CDS encoding SprT family zinc-dependent metalloprotease: MFKALRRKGPPPVVEQRNIHLSGKEISFTLKRSGYRSSISLRIDDRGLTVNAPLRASEKWLHSVLQDKAEWVVEKLDGWQSKKAPPIFWAEGARIPFRGEEFLVTLTPRSRGAAPQLHGEVLHVPVGVEAEAAQIEKAVTLWYRNEALRVFEECVAHFAPLLQVSPREIKLTAARTQWGSCTVQGVVRLNWQLVKMPLHLIDYVVVHELAHLIEMNHSPAFWRVVESACPDYKQCRAELRSYGVAE, translated from the coding sequence ATGTTCAAAGCATTACGTCGAAAAGGTCCTCCACCTGTCGTTGAACAACGCAACATCCACCTGTCCGGTAAAGAAATCAGTTTCACCCTCAAGCGCAGCGGCTACCGCAGCAGCATCAGCCTGCGTATCGACGACCGCGGCCTGACCGTCAACGCGCCCTTGCGTGCTTCCGAAAAATGGCTGCACAGCGTGCTGCAGGACAAGGCAGAATGGGTAGTCGAAAAACTCGACGGCTGGCAATCCAAGAAGGCCCCGCCAATATTCTGGGCAGAAGGCGCGCGCATCCCGTTCCGCGGCGAAGAATTCCTTGTAACGCTGACACCCAGATCGCGCGGGGCCGCGCCGCAATTGCACGGCGAGGTATTGCACGTACCGGTCGGCGTGGAGGCGGAGGCGGCGCAAATTGAAAAGGCAGTGACGCTCTGGTATCGCAACGAAGCGTTGCGGGTATTCGAAGAGTGCGTGGCGCATTTCGCGCCATTGCTGCAAGTGTCGCCGCGGGAGATCAAGCTGACGGCGGCACGCACCCAATGGGGCAGTTGCACCGTGCAGGGCGTGGTGCGGCTGAACTGGCAACTGGTGAAGATGCCGTTGCACCTGATCGACTACGTGGTGGTGCATGAGCTGGCGCACCTGATCGAGATGAACCACTCGCCTGCGTTCTGGCGCGTTGTGGAAAGCGCATGTCCGGACTACAAACAGTGCCGAGCGGAATTGCGCAGCTACGGGGTGGCGGAGTAG
- a CDS encoding lysophospholipid acyltransferase family protein, with product MTFIRSLIFFLVQLVWTPIYASLFFLTFPLKPHTRYRVATGLAYSTIWLLRAICGIRMEVRGAENIPQQPCIVMCKHQSAWETFSLQTVFPDQVWVLKRELLWLPFFGWGLALTSPIAIDRSKGKQAMRQLLEQGKARLASGFCVVIFPEGTRMPYGVRGKYKIGGAMLGVSSGAPVVPVAHNAGKFWGRNSFLKHPGTIVMSIGQPIDPAGLKAEEINRRVEDWIEAEMIRLD from the coding sequence ATGACGTTCATACGTTCGCTGATATTTTTCCTGGTGCAACTGGTCTGGACGCCGATCTATGCATCGTTGTTTTTCCTCACCTTCCCGCTCAAACCGCACACGCGCTATCGCGTCGCCACCGGTCTGGCCTACAGCACGATATGGCTGTTGCGCGCGATCTGCGGTATCCGCATGGAAGTGCGCGGTGCGGAGAACATCCCGCAGCAGCCGTGTATCGTGATGTGCAAACACCAGTCTGCTTGGGAGACTTTTTCCCTGCAGACGGTATTTCCCGACCAGGTGTGGGTACTCAAGCGAGAATTGCTTTGGTTGCCGTTCTTCGGTTGGGGATTGGCGCTGACCAGCCCGATCGCAATCGACCGCAGCAAAGGCAAGCAGGCCATGCGGCAATTGCTGGAACAGGGCAAGGCCAGGCTGGCGAGCGGCTTCTGCGTGGTCATCTTTCCCGAAGGCACGCGTATGCCCTATGGGGTGCGCGGCAAGTACAAGATCGGCGGCGCGATGCTGGGGGTAAGCTCCGGCGCCCCCGTGGTGCCGGTGGCCCACAATGCAGGCAAGTTCTGGGGGCGCAACTCCTTCCTGAAACATCCCGGCACCATCGTCATGAGTATCGGACAGCCCATCGATCCGGCGGGCCTCAAGGCGGAAGAGATCAACCGCCGCGTGGAGGACTGGATAGAGGCTGAAATGATCAGGCTCGACTGA